From the genome of Onthophagus taurus isolate NC chromosome 5, IU_Otau_3.0, whole genome shotgun sequence, one region includes:
- the LOC111419382 gene encoding troponin C-like, whose protein sequence is MSDDEQKMAILRKAFTMFDPSKSGLIETTKISTILNTMGCLFDHSELSRLTTEQDTDKSGKVDFDGFCAIASHFLEEDDAESTQQELKEAFRLYDREGNGYITTATLKEILAALDDNLTSKDLDGIITEIDTDGSGTVDFDEFMEMMTGD, encoded by the exons ATG AGTGACGACGAACAAAAAATGGCTATTCTCCGCAAAGCCTTCACAATGTTCGATCCATCAAAAAGTGGTTTGattgaaacaacaaaaatctCAACCATTTTAAACACAATGGGGTGTTTGTTCGATCATAGCGAATTAAGCAGACTTACCACTGAACAGGATACTGATAAATCGGGAAAAGTTGATTTCGACGGTTTCTGCGCGATCGCCTCCCATTTCTTAGAAGAAGATGACGCCGAATCCACCCAACAGGAACTTAAGGAAGCTTTCCGGTTGTATGATAGGGAAGGAAATGGTTACATCACGACAGCCACTCTTAAGGAAATCTTGGCCGCTTTAGACGATAACCTCACCAGCAAGGATTTGGACGGAATCATCACTGAAATTGATACGGATGGATCAGGAACTGTTGATTTTGAtg
- the LOC111419379 gene encoding 26S proteasome regulatory subunit 7: MPDHLGDDMRKIKNEEKEEEKEIKALDEGDIALLKTYGQGQYTKSIKTVEDDIQTVIKRVNELTGIKESDTGLAPPALWDLAADKQTLQNEQPLQVARCTKIINADTDDPKYIINVKQFAKFVVDLADSVAPTDIEEGMRVGVDRNKYQIHIPLPPKIDPTVTMMQVEEKPDVTYSDVGGCKEQIEKLREVVETPLLHPEKFVKLGIEPPKGVLLFGPPGTGKTLCARAVANRTDACFIRVIGSELVQKYVGEGARMVRELFEMARSKKACLIFFDEIDAIGGARFDDGAGGDNEVQRTMLELINQLDGFDPRGNIKVLMATNRPDTLDPALMRPGRLDRKVEFGLPDLEGRSHIFKIHARSMSVERDIRFELLARLCPNSTGAEIRSVCTEAGMFAIRARRKVATEKDFLEAVNKVIKSYAKFSATPRYMTYN, encoded by the exons ATGCCGGATCATTTAGGGGACGATATGCGTAAGATAAAAAATGAGGAAAAAgaggaagaaaaagaaataaaag ccCTAGATGAAGGAGATATCGCTTTATTAAAGACCTAC GGTCAAGGCCAATAcacaaaaagtattaaaaccgTAGAAGATGACATCCAAACCGTAATCAAACGCGTCAACGAGTTAACGGGAATTAAAGAGTCCGATACCGGATTAGCACCACCTGCCCTTTGGGATTTAGCCGCTGATAAACAAACTTTGCAAAATGAGCAGCCGCTACAAGTGGCTCGATgtactaaaattattaacgcCGATACCGACGATCCTAAGTACATCATAAATGTTAAGCAATTTGCAAAGTTTGTAGTCGATTTAGCTGATTCTGTAGCTCCTACAGATATCGAAGAAGGAATGCGGGTTGG tgttgACCGTAATAAGTATCAGATTCATATCCCGTTACCGCCAAAAATTGATCCAACCGTTACTATGATGCAGGTAGAAGAAAAACCTGATGTTACTTATAGCGATGTTGGTGGTTGCAAAGagcaaattgaaaaattacgAGAAGTCGTTGAAACACCTTTATTAcat cCCGAAAAATTCGTAAAACTTGGAATAGAACCACCAAAAGGCGTCTTACTTTTCGGCCCCCCTGGTACGGGTAAAACACTTTGCGCCCGCGCCGTAGCAAACCGCACCGACGCTTGTTTTATCCGAGTAATCGGGTCTGAACTCGTTCAAAAATACGTCGGAGAAGGTGCAAGAATGGTTCGAGAACTCTTCGAAATGGCACGTTCAAAAAAAGCTTGTTTAATCTTTTTCGATGAAATCGACGCGATCGGAGGGGCTCGTTTCGATGATGGCGCAGGAGGCGATAACGAAGTTCAAAGAACCATGCTTGAATTGATTAATCAACTCGATGGTTTTGATCCACGCggaaatattaaagttttaatggCAACGAATCGCCCTGATACTTTAGATCCTGCTTTAATGCGACCTGGAAGGTTGGATCGCAAAGTTGAGTTTGGTTTACCCGATTTAGAGGGGCGCTcgcatatttttaaaatacacgCTAGATCAATGTCCGTCGAGAGAGATATTCGATTCGAGTTATTAGCTAGGTTGTGTCCAAATTCAACCGGGGCTGAAATTAGAAGTGTTTGTACTGAAGCTGGGATGTTTGCTATAAGAGCCAGGAGGAAGGTTGCGACTGAAAAGGATTTCTTAGAAGctgttaataaagttattaaatcCTACGCGAAATTCTCCGCTACTCCAAGATACATgacttataattaa
- the LOC111419380 gene encoding E3 ubiquitin-protein ligase RING1 — protein sequence MSTTEQIGLNKTWELSLYELHRTPQDAIVDNTEIAVSPRSLHNELMCPICLDMLKKTMTTKECLHRFCSECIITALRSGNKECPTCRKKLVSKRSLRPDPNFDLLISKIYPSRDEYEAHQERVLAKLNKSHSQAALVNSITEGIKVQLQNRPNRSRKGNDESTSNSNENSNQNVVSSNENSQPPPTTNIPPEIPINTNSNPPRMSSPAPSGRSTPSQPPSPGSSVAKSIKGPKSNFTSERSEESETSERTDQTDTEGEGASEPSTLNEVELVFKPHPTEMSGDNPLIKALKENSVRYLKTTANATVDHLHKYLAMRLTLDLDSQLSQTHHLLNFCIFISPTTGQFIQLSGNITLAQVSDKYWKGNKPLEMYYCWKKT from the coding sequence ATGAGTACAACGGAACAAATAGGTCTGAATAAAACGTGGGAATTATCTTTATATGAGTTGCACCGGACCCCACAAGACGCTATAGTTGACAATACCGAGATAGCCGTATCCCCAAGAAGTCTCCACAATGAATTGATGTGCCCCATCTGTTTAGATATGTTAAAGAAGACGATGACCACGAAGGAATGTCTACACAGGTTCTGTTCAGAATGTATAATAACGGCTCTAAGATCAGGGAACAAAGAATGCCCGACGTGTCGAAAAAAATTAGTCTCGAAACGTTCGTTAAGACCGGAtccaaattttgatttattaatctCAAAGATATACCCGAGTCGAGACGAATATGAAGCCCACCAAGAGAGGGTTTTggcaaaattaaataagagtCATTCACAAGCAGCTTTAGTTAATTCAATAACAGAAGGGATTAAAGTGCAACTTCAAAATAGACCGAATCGATCGCGTAAAGGAAACGACGAATCCACGAGTAATTCGAACGAAAATTCGAATCAAAATGTGGTTTCATCGAACGAAAACTCACAACCTCCACCAACAACAAATATCCCCCCAGAAATTCCCATAAACACCAATTCAAACCCACCTAGAATGTCAAGTCCCGCCCCATCAGGGCGAAGCACCCCATCTCAACCACCCAGCCCTGGTTCTTCAGTTGCTAAATCAATTAAAGGtccaaaaagtaattttacatCAGAAAGAAGTGAAGAAAGCGAAACAAGCGAACGAACCGATCAGACCGATACAGAAGGTGAAGGGGCCTCGGAGCCATCGACACTAAACGAAGTCGAATTGGTTTTTAAACCACATCCAACAGAAATGTCTGGTGATAACCCGTTGATAAAAGCTTTGAAAGAAAATTCAGTtcgttatttaaaaacgacAGCAAACGCAACGGTTGATCATTTACACAAGTACTTAGCGATGCGATTAACGTTAGATTTGGATTCGCAATTATCTCAAACTCATCACTTactcaatttttgtatttttatatcgCCAACGACGGGACAATTCATTCAATTGAGCGGAAATATAACGTTGGCGCAAGTGAGCGATAAATATTGGAAGGGAAACAAGCCCTTGGAGATGTATTATTGTTGGAAAAAAACCTAG